Within Plasmodium knowlesi strain H genome assembly, contig: PKNH_00_65, whole genome shotgun sequence, the genomic segment gtatcagggtttaggagtaaggttcaggggttagctttagctactttagggggggaaaggaaagactcctcgccgacagagaccggatactacatactacccggatggcagggaccggatggcagaaaacagaatagaaaaagaaaaaaaaaaaaagaaaaagaatttatacttatacatatacatatgtatatgtatgtatatacatatacatatgtgtatatgtatatatgcatatgcatttatgcatatgcatatatatatatatatatatatctttatTCCATTTATACAGGAAAACTTCTGGACGGCAAATGGCGACGTAGGAAAGCTGTGGACAGAATTGTCCACAGCAATGAAGGCAAATAACGGAAACGGAACCACAGAATGTAATCAAGTGGACAGTGGCAGAACTCCCACTGACCCTGAAAAGAGGGCATGCAACCATCTTACCTTAGGTTTTAACAAACTGAAGGATTCTTCATCGAATGGTGGACAGTACGAACTTCTGTCCAACCCACTGTtgagacaaacagtgggttgttttcttcttaaagaatatgcaaaaaaaatgaaagaagactCTAAATGTGTTATCACTTCTGGTTTAAAGAAAGCATTCAAGAAGTGGAATGAAAACATTACTAAAACTGGATGCACGGGCGATAGCCCGTGCATTGAATGTGAATGGAATGATGACAGCATTAACAATTGCCCAACTGCCACAAATGGCGGCACAGAGGAGGTAGAAAAGAAGTTAAATGCACTTGAAAACGACATGAAAACCACTGCAACTAACACccagaacaaaataaacgacACGAAGACCTTATGTCaacaactccaatgtgctgCCCCCAAATGGTTCCAAAACCAAATGATCAACACAGCAGGAACGAATAGTGGTACTGCTAATAagaagacttgggtaagtattactatataagtatatacatatataaacctatatataaatatatatacatatgtaaacatatatatatacatatataaacatatgtatatacatatatacatatatacatatatatacatacttatatatacatatatacatatatatacatacttatatatacatgtatacatatacatacgtatatgtatatgtatatgcacatacatacatatgtatgtatatacatatgtatatatgcatatgcatttatgcatatgcatatatatatatatatatatatatatatataacttcttctttttttttttttacagtgtgaatTTTGGGAGAAGGGCGTCGGGGAAGTCCTGAAGGAAATGTTCGAGAAGATCGCCTCAGAAGGACAGAACAAAGAAAGGCCAATCACTATTAACGCAATATGCCGAGGCTTcggtgatggtaatgaacatagtgttgaaagaaaagcttgtaatcacATCGTGGCGGGACTACagcacattaaaaaaattacaactaGTACTGCTTCGTCTAATGATCAAAACAAGCAACTGCTTGAACaagcagttggttgtattgctcttaacctttatgctgatcaaataattaaaaagtcGGAAGGgaaatgtcccattgatgaatctaaaataaaaaaaatgttcgatGCTTGGAATGGAAgtaatattaatttttcgtCTTGGACTTCGTGTTCAACTGGGGATAATAGTTGTTTTGAGTGTGGAAGACATccaaattttaatggttGCGAACTAAGTGTTTCCAGCTCTTTGTTTAATACACCATCATcaacacaaaatggaacttGCAAAACTGACGAAACTAAAGTGACGACTCAAATTGGCGGTCTCCTCAACGAAGAGAACAAGATCCCCCAAGTGAATAAAACATTATCcaccataaataaaatggactcTTTCTGTAGTAAAATGcaatgtgcagcaaaacaGTACTACTCCAAAAAAATCAAGCCTCGTGGAAAAAGCACCGATGTGTCTTGGGTAAGCGAATCCATATCAATAATATCGACAAccaatatacatatatagtcgtatatatgtccatatgtaaatgtatatgtctatatatatatatatatgtatatatatgtatatatatatatgtatatatgtatatataggtatatgtatatacttatatgtatatacttatatgtatatatgtatgtatatatatatgtatatgtctatatgtataacgaaaatttgatgaaaaagaagaaagtgaaataaaaaaaac encodes:
- a CDS encoding SICAvar, type I (fragment), giving the protein ENFWTANGDVGKLWTELSTAMKANNGNGTTECNQVDSGRTPTDPEKRACNHLTLGFNKLKDSSSNGGQYELLSNPLLRQTVGCFLLKEYAKKMKEDSKCVITSGLKKAFKKWNENITKTGCTGDSPCIECEWNDDSINNCPTATNGGTEEVEKKLNALENDMKTTATNTQNKINDTKTLCQQLQCAAPKWFQNQMINTAGTNSGTANKKTWCEFWEKGVGEVLKEMFEKIASEGQNKERPITINAICRGFGDGNEHSVERKACNHIVAGLQHIKKITTSTASSNDQNKQLLEQAVGCIALNLYADQIIKKSEGKCPIDESKIKKMFDAWNGSNINFSSWTSCSTGDNSCFECGRHPNFNGCELSVSSSLFNTPSSTQNGTCKTDETKVTTQIGGLLNEENKIPQVNKTLSTINKMDSFCSKMQCAAKQYYSKKIKPRGKSTDVSW